In a genomic window of Pelotomaculum thermopropionicum SI:
- the RpsG gene encoding ribosomal protein S7, giving the protein MPRRGAVPKREVLPDPVYQSKVLTKLINQVMLKGKKSLAESIVYGAMDIIKEKTGKNPLEVFETAMKNVMPVLEVKARRVGGANYQVPVEVRHDRRQTLAIRWLTNYARERAGKSMKEKLANEIMDAAAGTGGAVKKKEDTHKMAEANKAFAHYRW; this is encoded by the coding sequence ATGCCCAGAAGAGGGGCTGTTCCGAAGCGCGAAGTTTTGCCGGACCCCGTCTATCAGAGCAAGGTTTTGACCAAGCTGATCAACCAGGTTATGCTGAAAGGCAAAAAAAGCCTGGCCGAATCTATTGTTTACGGCGCTATGGATATTATAAAAGAGAAGACCGGCAAAAACCCGCTGGAGGTTTTTGAGACGGCGATGAAGAACGTCATGCCGGTTCTGGAGGTTAAAGCCCGCCGGGTGGGCGGCGCCAACTACCAGGTGCCGGTCGAGGTGCGCCACGACCGCAGGCAAACCCTGGCCATCCGCTGGCTTACCAATTATGCCCGGGAAAGGGCAGGCAAGAGCATGAAGGAGAAACTGGCCAACGAGATCATGGATGCGGCAGCCGGCACCGGCGGAGCCGTCAAGAAGAAAGAAGATACTCATAAGATGGCGGAGGCTAACAAAGCATTTGCCCATTACAGGTGGTAA